The Chitinophaga pinensis DSM 2588 region GAAGTTAATGTCCTCAAAAAAGATTCCCCACATCGTTGGAGATACCTCCGACTGCGGACCATTTACTTTTAAAGTCATTGTCTGAGAAAAAGAAGCTGCTCCTGCCAGCAGCAAAAATGCTGTGGCGACAAATGTGATTATTCGTTTCATAACGGGATTTGTTACAACAATATACACCCTAAATTCAATATCTGCAACAATTATAAGCACTTTTTGTGTTTAATTGACATTTATTTACAGCACTGCGATAACCAGACAGGTATATGGTATTAAAAGCAATACCTATCCATTTAGGAACACCCCTCCCCAATAATATCAAGAGAATAATACCGGCATACCTGCACAACACACGACCAATACTGCAACGAAATGTTAACAGTCTCAGTTTATACATCCTGTATAGCGGAATTGTGAAAGCGTATACCCGGCATTGTTACCTCCTATCCACATTATGAAATATTTACAGACTTACTTTTTCCAGTAAAGTTTAACGTGCGACATAAAACTACTCAAACAAGAAAAATTCACAACAAACTAATAATCAATTACATAAAAAGATGTAAAATCACTTTAACATTTCGTTAGAGTATTCTTGCAAGATTTTGGTTGAAATGTATTCAACCATCTTTTATTGAGATCTTTATTTTTTAACCAGTTAAATTGAAAAACCATGAAAAAGCAATTATTGAGATTTGGCCTCATGGCTGGCCTGGGAGCATTCGTAATGACACAGACTAACGCAGTAAATGCGATGACTTCAAATGCAGACACTGCAAACTTCGTACTCGACACAGCGAACTTTGTAAGAGACACTGCTAACTTTGCTCCAGACACCGCCAATTTTGCAATGGACACTGCCAACTTCAAATTTGACACAGCCAACTTCAAAGTAGACACGGCTAACTTCAAAATGGATACGGCTAACTTCAAAGCAGACACCGCCAATTTCTCACCAGACACAGCCAACTTCAAAATGGACACGGCTAACTTTAAGTACGATACAGCGAACTTCAGGTTAGACACTGCAAATTTTGTAAGTGACACGGCTGCCTTTGGCAAGGACACTGTCAGCTTTTCAAAAGACACTGCATTCTTCAAAGACACTACCAACTTTGCTTTTAAAGCAGATACAGTAGCGTTCAGAAGTGCAGACACGGTAGCGATTAAAGCAGACACTGCTACTACCAGAGACACACTCAGTTTCGCCGCGAAACTGGATACAGCAACAGCCGCAGCTGATACTGCCGCTGCTAAACGCGACACAGCAGTCATGAGAAAAGATACTGCTGCTGCAACACCGGCTGACACTTCCGCAGCGAAGAAGTCAAAGGCCGTTAAAGTGAACAAAAAGTAATTACAGGTCTAAAGAGAAAGGGCTTCCGGAATCCGGAAGCCCTTTCTTATTGCAACAACTTTTCTCAGTTTAGAAATGATAGCTGGCTTTCAGACCAAAGAAACCACTGGTTCCGTCTTTAAACCACATCTCATATTTTCCTTCCACATCCAGGCCCAGTACACGGATACCAATACCCGGAGCGAAGATAGCAGCCGTACCTTTGTACGCATCTGAATCGCCACCTACGAATGTAGCACTACCGCCTTCAGCCTTCACATACAATAACGGAAAACCGAATTTGTACTTCAGACCAACTCTTACCGGCAGCGCCTTAATAGATTCTGCTTTTACAGTAACCCGGTTACCCTCAATATCAAAGATATCATAGCTTTTTCCGGAGAAATACATGAAACCAGCAGAGCCAGTTACACCAAATCCTGCGATCAGCTTAATATCAGCATTCAAACCACCACCAAAACCAGCGTTATGTGTGTCCTTAAAATCACCCACTGGGGTGCCGATTTCAGCATAAGGACCAATACTGAAACCTTTCAACTGCGCCTTGGCTTTACCTGCAAACATACAGGTAGCTGCCATGAAAAGCCCAGCGGTGTACAAGGTCTTTAACATAGAGGATATTTTAAAATTTCCACAAATGTAAGTAATTCAGACTAAACCAAACAAACCCTATTCCTGTTACTGTGGCTTCACCTTAAAAACAGTGTCCGTACGCAGGCTGTCAGATGGAGCTTTCTGTAACGCTCCCGTGGCCGGAGATTTTGTGGCCGGTTTGGTATCGCCTCCTGATTCAGATGCCTGATTAGGGGCGCCTATGGGATATCCCATTTTTTCCAGGTCTTTCCGCTCTTTTTTGCTGAAAAGATATTGCGGATTCTTTTCCTTTCTTAATCCTTCTTCAAAGCGATACTCCGCTCCCATTCTCGGAGCAGGATCGTAGCCCCGATTAGTTCTGCAGGCTGCAAAAGTGAAAATACCTGCCAGCATACAAAATGCAATCGTTCTGCTGGCAGGTTGTCCAAATGATTTCCAGGTGGAGTTTAACATGTTTCCTGGGTTTACTGTCCGGTTAAATAACGTTACCCTAGTACAATTATTATACCGTTCCTCCTTTCTCTGTCAGATACTTTATTCTTATTCCTTCTACACCCTTATTACGCCGTTATTACGTTTTAATCGAAGCAATAATGCCTTTCCCTATACTACACCTGACTTTATACCTGATCTTCGCCGTTAACGCGCCGTTCTGAACTTAGCATTAGCGTAAGATGAGTATAGTCTGACTATAGTCAGACTATATTTAAACCCATAAAAAACCGGACTGATACCTATCAGTCCGGTAAAACACTAAAGACTATATATCTATGACTACAATTGCGCTGCCTTATACCCTGCCTTCTCCACCGCACTGATAATCTCTGCTGCGGACACAGCATCAGCCGATACTGTCAGTATCTTTTCAGGCGCTGCCGTATCTACTTTCCAGGTATTTTCACCTGCCGCCGCATTCAGAAAAGGTGTTACTGTCGCTATACAGCCGCCGCATTTGATATTTGTTTTAAATTGTTGTTCCATATTTATATTATTAAATTTTTGACCATTTTAATCGCAGACTATTACTTACCACTGATACAGAACTCAGCGCCATCGCAGCGCCCGCTATCATCGGATTGAGCAGGAACCCGTTCACCGGAAATAACACACCTGCTGCCAACGGAATACCGATAATGTTATAGATAAAAGCCCAGAAAAGATTCTGGCGGATTGTACGGACTGTTTTGCGGGACAATTGCAGTGCCTTCGGAATGACATCCAGATCGGAAGTGATCAGGGTCATTTTCGCCACATCCATAGCAATATCCGTTCCCTTACCCATCGCAATACTGACGTCCGCCTGTGCCAATGCATGACTGTCGTTAATACCATCTCCGGCCATCGCCACCACTTTCCCCTGTTCCTGTAAAGACTGCACAAATGCAGCTTTCTCTGCGGGCAACACACCTGCCTTATAATGCGTAATACCGACCTGTCCGGCTACCGCTGCGGCCGTATGCTCATTATCACCCGTAAGCATATACACTATAATACCACGCTTCTGCAGATTCTCCACCGCCACAGCCGAAGTCGCTTTTACTTTATCTTCAATAGCAATAATGCCAAATATCTTTTCATCTCCTGCAAAGGCGATCACCGTTCTTGCCGCAGATTGCCAGCCGGCAATCTTTTCCGACAAAGTATCATCTGGTCTGATACCACTTTCTGCCAGTAATGCAAGGTTTCCTGCCAGATATTTAACTCCCTGGTAACGCGCCCGTATGCCTTTTCCGGTGATACTTTCTACTGCGGTAAATGATGCGCCAGGTATTGCAACTACACCCTTATCCTCCAACGCTCTCACAATAGCAGCTGCCAGCGGATGTTCAGATTGTTGTTCTATACTGAGCAGTATGCGTTGCAGTTCCTGT contains the following coding sequences:
- a CDS encoding heavy-metal-associated domain-containing protein; translated protein: MEQQFKTNIKCGGCIATVTPFLNAAAGENTWKVDTAAPEKILTVSADAVSAAEIISAVEKAGYKAAQL